From Ictidomys tridecemlineatus isolate mIctTri1 chromosome 2, mIctTri1.hap1, whole genome shotgun sequence, the proteins below share one genomic window:
- the Hnf1a gene encoding hepatocyte nuclear factor 1-alpha isoform X1, producing MVAKLSQLQTELLAALLESGLSKEALIQALGEPGPYLLPGEGPLDKGEACGAGRGELAELPNGLGETRGSEDDTDDDGDDFTPPILKELENLSPEEAAHQKAVVETLLQEDPWRVAKMVKSYLQQHNIPQREVVDTTGLNQSHLSQHLNKGTPMKTQKRAALYTWYVRKQREVAQQFTHAGQGGLIEEPTGDELPTKKGRRNRFKWGPASQQILFQAYERQKNPSKEERETLVEECNRAECIQRGVSPSQAQGLGSNLVTEVRVYNWFANRRKEEAFRHKLAMDTYSGPPSGPGPGPALPAHSSPGLPPPALSPSKVHGVRYGQPATSEAAEVPSSSGGPLVTVSTPLHQVSPTGLEPSHSLLSTEAKLVSATGGPLPPVSTLTALHSLEQTSPGLNQQPQNLIMASLPGVMTIGPGEPASLGSTFTNTGASTLVIGLASTQAQSVPVINSMGSSLTTLQPVQFSQPLHPSYQQPLMSPVQSHVAQSPFMATMAQLQGPHALYSHKPEVAQYTHTGLLPQTMLITDTTNLSALASLTPTKQVFASDTDASSESGLHAPASPATTIHIPSQDPASIQHLQPAHRLSASPTEEEVDTRGDGPVSSTGWQSQDMNPVSASSLVLYQSSDSTNGHGHLLPSNHGVIETFISTQMASSSQ from the exons ATGGTGGCCAAGCTGAGCCAGCTGCAGACCGAGCTCCTGGCCGCGCTGCTCGAGTCGGGCCTGAGCAAGGAGGCGCTGATCCAGGCCCTGGGGGAGCCGGGGCCCTACCTGCTGCCCGGAGAGGGTCCCCTGGACAAGGGGGAGGCCTGTGGCGCCGGTCGAGGGGAGCTGGCTGAGCTGCCCAACGGGCTGGGGGAGACGCGGGGCTCCGAGGACGACACGGACGACGACGGGGACGACTTCACGCCGCCCATCCTCAAAGAGCTGGAGAACCTCAGCCCCGAGGAGGCGGCCCACCAGAAGGCCGTGGTGGAGACCCTTCTGCA GGAGGACCCATGGCGCGTGGCGAAGATGGTCAAGTCCTACCTGCAGCAGCACAACATCCCACAGCGGGAGGTGGTGGACACCACGGGCCTCAACCAGTCCCACCTGTCGCAGCACCTCAACAAGGGCACCCCCATGAAGACGCAGAAGCGCGCGGCCCTGTACACCTGGTACGTCCGCAAGCAGCGAGAGGTGGCGCAGC AGTTCACCCATGCAGGGCAGGGTGGGCTGATTGAGGAGCCCACAGGTGACGAGCTGCCAACCAAGAAGGGGCGGAGGAACCGTTTCAAGTGGGGCCCAGCATCCCAGCAGATCCTGTTCCAGGCCTATGAGAGGCAGAAGAACCCCAGCAAGGAGGAGCGAGAGACCTTGGTGGAGGAGTGCAACAG GGCGGAGTGCATCCAGAGGGGAGTGTCACCGTCGCAGGCACAGGGGCTGGGTTCCAACCTTGTCACGGAGGTGCGTGTCTACAATTGGTTTGCCAACCGGCGCAAAGAAGAAGCCTTTCGGCACAAGCTGGCCATGGACACGTACAGTGGGCCCCCATCGGGGCCAGGCCCAGGACCCGCGCTGCCTGCCCACAGCTCCCCTGGCCTGCCCCCACCTGCCCTCTCCCCCAGTAAGGTCCACG GCGTGCGCTATGGACAGCCTGCAACCAGTGAGGCAGCCGAGGTGCCCTCGAGCAGCGGTGGTCCCCTAGTGACAGTGTCCACCCCTTTGCACCAAGTGTCCCCCACAGGCCTGGAGCCCAGCCACAGCCTGCTGAGCACTGAAGCCAAGCTG GTCTCAGCCACTGGGGGCCCCCTGCCACCTGTCAGCACGCTGACAGCACTGCACAGCTTGGAGCAGACGTCGCCGGGCCTCAACCAGCAGCCCCAGAACCTCATCATGGCCTCGCTCCCTGGGGTCATGACCATTGGGCCCGGGGAGCCTGCCTCCCTGGGCTCCACGTTCACCAACACAGGCGCCTCCACCCTGGTCATTG gcctggcctccaCTCAGGCACAGAGTGTGCCGGTCATCAACAGCATGGGCAGCAGCCTGACCACCCTGCAGCCGGTCCAGTTCTCGCAGCCGCTGCACCCTTCCTACCAGCAGCCTCTCATGTCACCCGTGCAGAGCCACGTGGCCCAGAGTCCCTTCATGGCCACCATGGCCCAACTGCAGGGTCCTCACG CTCTCTACAGCCACAAGCCCGAGGTGGCCCAGTAcacccacacaggcctgcttcCACAGACCATGCTCATCACCGACACCACCAACCTCAGTGCCCTCGCCAGCCTCACGCCCACCAAGCAG GTCTTCGCCTCAGACACTGATGCCTCCAGTGAGTCTGGGCTTCACGCGCCAGCCTCTCCAGCCACCAccatccacatccccagccaggacCCTGCCAGCATCCAGCACCTGCAGCCTGCCCACAGGCTCAGTGCCAGCCCCACAG aggaggaagtgGACACTCGAGGTGATGGACCTGTCTCATCTACtgggtggcagagccaggacatGAACCCAG TGTCCGCCAGCAGCCTGGTGCTGTATCAGAGCTCCGACTCCACCAACGGCCACGGCCACCTGCTGCCATCCAACCACGGCGTCATTGAGACCTTCATCTCCACACAGATGGCCTCCTCCTCCCAGTGA
- the Hnf1a gene encoding hepatocyte nuclear factor 1-alpha isoform X2, producing MVAKLSQLQTELLAALLESGLSKEALIQALGEPGPYLLPGEGPLDKGEACGAGRGELAELPNGLGETRGSEDDTDDDGDDFTPPILKELENLSPEEAAHQKAVVETLLQEDPWRVAKMVKSYLQQHNIPQREVVDTTGLNQSHLSQHLNKGTPMKTQKRAALYTWYVRKQREVAQQFTHAGQGGLIEEPTGDELPTKKGRRNRFKWGPASQQILFQAYERQKNPSKEERETLVEECNRAECIQRGVSPSQAQGLGSNLVTEVRVYNWFANRRKEEAFRHKLAMDTYSGPPSGPGPGPALPAHSSPGLPPPALSPSKVHGVRYGQPATSEAAEVPSSSGGPLVTVSTPLHQVSPTGLEPSHSLLSTEAKLVSATGGPLPPVSTLTALHSLEQTSPGLNQQPQNLIMASLPGVMTIGPGEPASLGSTFTNTGASTLVIGLASTQAQSVPVINSMGSSLTTLQPVQFSQPLHPSYQQPLMSPVQSHVAQSPFMATMAQLQGPHALYSHKPEVAQYTHTGLLPQTMLITDTTNLSALASLTPTKQVFASDTDASSESGLHAPASPATTIHIPSQDPASIQHLQPAHRLSASPTVSASSLVLYQSSDSTNGHGHLLPSNHGVIETFISTQMASSSQ from the exons ATGGTGGCCAAGCTGAGCCAGCTGCAGACCGAGCTCCTGGCCGCGCTGCTCGAGTCGGGCCTGAGCAAGGAGGCGCTGATCCAGGCCCTGGGGGAGCCGGGGCCCTACCTGCTGCCCGGAGAGGGTCCCCTGGACAAGGGGGAGGCCTGTGGCGCCGGTCGAGGGGAGCTGGCTGAGCTGCCCAACGGGCTGGGGGAGACGCGGGGCTCCGAGGACGACACGGACGACGACGGGGACGACTTCACGCCGCCCATCCTCAAAGAGCTGGAGAACCTCAGCCCCGAGGAGGCGGCCCACCAGAAGGCCGTGGTGGAGACCCTTCTGCA GGAGGACCCATGGCGCGTGGCGAAGATGGTCAAGTCCTACCTGCAGCAGCACAACATCCCACAGCGGGAGGTGGTGGACACCACGGGCCTCAACCAGTCCCACCTGTCGCAGCACCTCAACAAGGGCACCCCCATGAAGACGCAGAAGCGCGCGGCCCTGTACACCTGGTACGTCCGCAAGCAGCGAGAGGTGGCGCAGC AGTTCACCCATGCAGGGCAGGGTGGGCTGATTGAGGAGCCCACAGGTGACGAGCTGCCAACCAAGAAGGGGCGGAGGAACCGTTTCAAGTGGGGCCCAGCATCCCAGCAGATCCTGTTCCAGGCCTATGAGAGGCAGAAGAACCCCAGCAAGGAGGAGCGAGAGACCTTGGTGGAGGAGTGCAACAG GGCGGAGTGCATCCAGAGGGGAGTGTCACCGTCGCAGGCACAGGGGCTGGGTTCCAACCTTGTCACGGAGGTGCGTGTCTACAATTGGTTTGCCAACCGGCGCAAAGAAGAAGCCTTTCGGCACAAGCTGGCCATGGACACGTACAGTGGGCCCCCATCGGGGCCAGGCCCAGGACCCGCGCTGCCTGCCCACAGCTCCCCTGGCCTGCCCCCACCTGCCCTCTCCCCCAGTAAGGTCCACG GCGTGCGCTATGGACAGCCTGCAACCAGTGAGGCAGCCGAGGTGCCCTCGAGCAGCGGTGGTCCCCTAGTGACAGTGTCCACCCCTTTGCACCAAGTGTCCCCCACAGGCCTGGAGCCCAGCCACAGCCTGCTGAGCACTGAAGCCAAGCTG GTCTCAGCCACTGGGGGCCCCCTGCCACCTGTCAGCACGCTGACAGCACTGCACAGCTTGGAGCAGACGTCGCCGGGCCTCAACCAGCAGCCCCAGAACCTCATCATGGCCTCGCTCCCTGGGGTCATGACCATTGGGCCCGGGGAGCCTGCCTCCCTGGGCTCCACGTTCACCAACACAGGCGCCTCCACCCTGGTCATTG gcctggcctccaCTCAGGCACAGAGTGTGCCGGTCATCAACAGCATGGGCAGCAGCCTGACCACCCTGCAGCCGGTCCAGTTCTCGCAGCCGCTGCACCCTTCCTACCAGCAGCCTCTCATGTCACCCGTGCAGAGCCACGTGGCCCAGAGTCCCTTCATGGCCACCATGGCCCAACTGCAGGGTCCTCACG CTCTCTACAGCCACAAGCCCGAGGTGGCCCAGTAcacccacacaggcctgcttcCACAGACCATGCTCATCACCGACACCACCAACCTCAGTGCCCTCGCCAGCCTCACGCCCACCAAGCAG GTCTTCGCCTCAGACACTGATGCCTCCAGTGAGTCTGGGCTTCACGCGCCAGCCTCTCCAGCCACCAccatccacatccccagccaggacCCTGCCAGCATCCAGCACCTGCAGCCTGCCCACAGGCTCAGTGCCAGCCCCACAG TGTCCGCCAGCAGCCTGGTGCTGTATCAGAGCTCCGACTCCACCAACGGCCACGGCCACCTGCTGCCATCCAACCACGGCGTCATTGAGACCTTCATCTCCACACAGATGGCCTCCTCCTCCCAGTGA